The Lolium perenne isolate Kyuss_39 chromosome 6, Kyuss_2.0, whole genome shotgun sequence genome segment GCTGGATGCcatctagtttttttttttttttttttttttttttttttttgagacccctcgatctgtgttacagttgtagtatctgaacttatgcactaactcaacaccacactcacatcacacacacgcacaccactagtGCACAAGTTAGACCCTAGAACTATACACACCGCACACATAATTTGAGTGTCCCTAGGAGCTAGTAGTTGTGGCACATATGTGTGGAGGGGATTTTATTCTGGAGCAAAGCCCCGGTGAGACACCTGAAAATCGTCCCCTGCGGGGATCGATCCCAGGCGGGCTGGCTGGCCACTGCCAAGCCAAGCCACTGCGCTGACCGCGCGTCCTCGGATGCCATCTAGTTATTCGACGTTCTGAAACCTACTCCCTCTCCCACAGTTTATTAATCGTGTGGTGTACCCCTAAGTCGCAAATTTGAACAAGTGTGACTTTTTAGCTCCTAGGCCCTGTATTTTCAGAAACACCAAATCTAAGTTTTTACGGTTTTTATTTTGAATCCCAGACTTGATGTAGCATGTTATCCCTTTAGTTTGTAGTTTGTTACGAGGAGCCACTTGCAACCACCATATAAACAGAATTGGTACTTCAACCGAAAAGAGGCAGCAGACAATGCACAATGCTGAAGTGctgaacaagatcatcataatcaTTGTTATGATCACTCGATTACCATTTAGCACTCCCTGTTCAGTGCCCCATTAAACCAAAACATAGCTTCCGCAAGGCAACAAGCAGCTCATATACCCCAGGTCCATCACAGTACGAATCAGCATAACAATAACAATTAATCCATCCAAGATAACATCAACCATCATCGGCTTATTGCTTGTTCAAAACGAATCACTTATGTTCTGCCTTCCTCCTATCCAAAACCTTGTTCTCACATAACCATGGTGATCCTCTCAAACTCGATCAGGGACAGGTTGTTGTCTTCCTTCACCTTGAGCTCCGACGCCGGGCTCTCCGCAGCCTTCACCGTGCCCGACCTGTCCACTGCCAGCCGCATCGACCCCTTGTACATGTCCACCTTTGCATTCTTCAGCTCCACGATCGCACCAACCTTCATTAAGTCCACTGGCAAGAAAACACAGGGCTTCACGTCAGTTTCCATGTTATTTAATGAAGGTTGTGAGAAGGAAAAGATCATAACTGTCAGATTTGCCAAATACCATGAATATATAATTTTGTTTAACTATCCCAGTTGAATACATAAATTAGGACAGTGGCTTCCAAAAAAAATTAAGGTCGGGCAAACTCTATAGTACACAAAATTTGATGCAAAACCCCCAAAAGTAGACACATTAATACTGTTCACCAGAAATCGGAGGCCCTGGTGTGATAAAATGATCTCGTGTTATACATAATTACATTGAGATTGAGTCGGTGCTTCTATTATCCGAGCAACAAATAGATCTCGCATTCTACCTAATTACACTGAGATTGAGTTGGTGCTTATAGTCTTTCGCTGAGATTTAGTGTTTCTAGTCTTTATTTCTTCTTAGATTTTTCATAAACAAAATCAGAAACAATCTTAGTATGATTAGTTAAAAAGAATAGAATATGATTATTGGAAGACATGATGACTATATGAGGATTGAGAAAATAAATGCCTTCATCTTTATGAACCAAACAATAGGTTATCAAGCTCGATCAAACCTTCAAAGGATGAGCTGCCTTACTAGAGGCCCTGAGTTGGACATGCCCGCACGATTCATCAATTAGAATTGAGGTGGAGCGGCAGTTGCCTGCCCGAGTCCCACCACCGTTCGCTAGTCGCCTTGCCCAGAGCAGTTGGAGACAGAGCGAGTCGGGCAATTGTCCCATGCCTGGGCGAGTCCACATGGCCCAACAGGCTAGCACTGCTTTCTCCTATATTTTTTTCGGTCAACAGAAACGAAAGCAGCGTATGTGTACATATACAACCTCTTTTGTACTGAGCCGAGGTAGGGCGAGCGCCTGACCTCGCCCTACCAGTAGCTACACCACTGAATTAGTAAGCACTAGCTCTAGTAGGTTCATTTTGAAATGTACTTGGAAGTCCCACCTTAAAGAATACATGTCAACTGGCAATATCCACCAACTTCCATTTAGAGACGTAACAACTAACACATAATGTCAAGAATAAGTAATAGGTATAGTATATGATCCACTGGTGTGGGCAGCCCTCAAACATGACAAGTACCAAATTACACCTAGAGTTGGGAAAACCATGAGGAGCTAACTGGCTCATGTTTCTACTGAAAACCAGACAGGGCAATCCACCAGAAACCAGCAGGGTCTAGCAAATTCTGCAAACCCAGATAACTGAACCCTGATTAGTCATCAAGCGGTATAATATGCGCAGCGTAAGGAAGACGACCTGCAGAATTAAAATCCCGACGAGCGTGGTGATGAAGAAACCGGGTAATTAAGTGAAGCCAGCAACGTGTACGGGACATTCCGAGAGAAACATCGCTACAATTAGTTCAACTTGGAAGCACTGGACAGGAACCGGCGGGTCATTATTAGCACCGATGAATCGTGATCTGGTAGTAGGGCACTACAATTAGTTCAACTTCGACAGGTAACGGCGGTCATAATTACCACCGAGGAATCGTGATCTGGTAGCAGTATGAGTTAGTAAATACTAGTACCAGATCTGACTATGGAACGGGTAGAATTTGTCACGCTTGACTGATTGTGATTAGATCTGAGTATGGAAACGAAACTAGCCACCACTAGACACATCACAGAAACTAGCGGGGGGAAAGGATGAGGATGAGGATGGGGATGTAAAAAAAAACCTTGGTCGTTGCGCGCGGTGAAGACGACGACCCCGGTGTCGTCCCCGACGATGCACTCGGCGATCCTCATCTGCGGCTGCTGGCGCTGCCTGTCGCGGGAGGGCTGGACGGCGACGGGCTTGGCGCTGAGGACCTTGAGGAGGAGGTTGTAGCCCTGGCTGCAGGGGCGGAGCTCCTCCACCTTGCTCAACGGAGACTCCATCGCCGCTCGCTTGCTTGCCTTGCCGGACTCAACAGGGGAGAGGAGGGGATCTGCCTAGTCCTGTAGATCTGGTAGTCGGGGAACTCCGATCGGATATGTGGATCGAGTCGAGTTGTGATCTGGTCCGGAGCGGCGGCGGATCTGATGTCACGCCAGACAACTGACACAAGCATCCAAGGCCACGGGTGACGTAGATGAAGACAACATAGGGGCGTATTCTAGAACGGAAGGCGTAGTCAGTTCAGACGGTAGCGTAATTACATGGGCCATgtaatgtttttttttttgacaggaTATGGGCCATGTAATGTTGGCCAGCGCAAGGAGATCGTTAAATGTGCCAGGTGTCAGGTATGAGAATTGTAAGTTCACCTCTCTGGAAGGACAGGGGGGGCGTGTTGAACAAACGATGCTTCGTCAAGGTAATAATGACACAAAATGTCGCCATCGTCCACCAAACAGTTGGGTTTTCATCGGCAACTATGTCTTCCCGATTCGCCGCCAGGACTAGATGATGGGTCGAGATCGGCCAAATCAGCTGCAAAACCAGCGGACCACCTTGGGTGAAGGGACCGACCACCGCCACCGATCCCTCGTGATGCGGAGCCAAAGCAGGACCAGATCCGCAAGCGCTATTATTGCCCGCCGATGATCAACAAGTAATGCCCGCATAGGCAAGGCCCCCCAACAAGGCCCATCTCAGCTGATGCCTCTTGCTGACCACCGCCGTAGGGACTTGCCGTCGTGCTCCCGCCGTTGTTGCCCGCCGTCAACAACAACGAAGTCGAAGATCAAGCCGTCGCCCTAGAACTGTCTGCGCTCGAGGAGAAACCGTTGTCGCTGAACCACCCAGGCTTTTCCTTGGCGTCTTTGCTAACGTCGGCGAAAGGGAGGATGGGCGAGGAGAGGCGGCTTGGGCGCCCCGGTGCGGCGCGCTGCCGCCACACTGGAGCAGGGTAGAGTTCGACAGCGGGTGTGGTTCCTCTCGCTACTGGGGAGAAAGAACTATCTTTTCATGTCTAATCCTAAGAATCATCCTACGAGCCCGGGCTGCCTTGTGCCATTCCGTGACATGGGTATTTGCTAAGTAGACACGAGGGATTCGCTTATATGGGTGAATCACATTTTTCTCTAGCATGAATGGATAATCATATAGCTCAAGTGACATCAATGTTCACTAGAGATATCAATATGGGTTCCAGAGTGTTGTTTTGGCTCATGGGAGtacatgctccctttattttaaattgtcaaaaaaaatgaaaaaaattcaCATTTATTTTTTCACGTGCGACGTGCCCATAAAGTCTTTTCATGAAAATTCGATTTGTCATCTAAAATGTGAAAAGGACAAAAAATGGTGATAAAAATAAGACTTTTGCGAAGAtaatttttctcttttttatatagccaCAATCGTTTTTTCACGAAACTTGACGAACACATATATTacagagatgtacatgtagaatttttgtcaaaaaatttcaacactttgaaatatatatggtatagaaagccgaattgaatttccgaccGTCTGCACCCAGCGGCTTCAATTTGCTACGAACACGCGGCTGCTTACGTAAACATTTTGGTACTCGTAGTGAAAAATGGACATGTACTTCTCGTAGAAAAACATAGAGAGGCCATTTTGGTACTCGTAGTGAAAAATGGACATGTACTTCTCGTAGAAGAACATAGAGAGGCGTTATTGCATGGCTTAAACAAAAGAATTTGAGGAAAAAAAAACACAGCTGCATCTCCCCACTTGTAATTGGGTTGAGGGCCGACACGACCGGGCCCAGACGCCAGCTGCGGTACTGCTCCCCACTTGTAATTGGGCTAGGGCCGACACGACCGGGCCAGCAGTGTGCCCCCTCGTCATCTGGGTTACAAGTTCGCGCCACCGAACTCGGCGAGCAGTTTTTCCAAACTTCGCTATATAAACTGGCGGTAATTCTCGTAACTTTCCGAGGTGGGACTATTTCCGCTGAACGACCAGCACCAGAGGCTTTGAGAGAGAATATTTACCGGGCCTGCACACAGGCCGTCCTCGATCGTTGTCGAAAGAAACGGGTTCGCATACggcgccacctccgcctcctcccggcGATGTgcagctcgccggcgacctctcCCCTTTCCCTGCGGCCGAGACTCCCCTCCTTCCTCTCCCTGGATCCTCCCTCCACTCTGCTTCTCTGTTACGGCGGATCTTGATTTCCTGATGAACACACCCAGGACGTTGAGTACCCTTTCTCGTTGCTGCAGCCACCTcgctccaccagcaacatgagctATAACCAGCAGACAAAACCAGCATCGGCGGCAAGAAGAGGTCCCTGCTCCTGCATTTCGCACTTCCGCAAGCTGCAGGTGAGAGCAAACAGCCCACCTCTCCCCCGCTCCCTAAACGACGACTGCATGACTGCATTTTTAACTGAAAGTCACCTTCAAGTGCCAATGTTTTTTTGGCATATTTGCAGCTGTTCTTCACCGATTAGTACTGCAGTAATATGTTACTGAAGTAACCACGACAATTCGCATGTAGTAGTTCATGGACCATTTGAATCTGTTGTAGGAGATGCATTGGATCAAAACTAGGAAGGGAAACTGTAGAAACGGTTGACATGAACCAGTGCTTATTTTCGTTCTTTGTTTTCAGATGCTTTTTTCGGGGGGGACAGGAGGTAGGATGTGTGGATTCCATGGGAATGCGCATGGATGTAGTACTAAATTTCCATGCCTATTCCATATGTAGTTTCACATGTGTTGTTTGTATGCAGGGCCTACATTTCTCTGCATTTTTCTGAAGATGCAATTTGTGCCCACTAGAGTGTACAACTGTGATGTCGCTTTGTGTACAATTGTGATTTCTTGAGTATACCTGCCCCCCTAGAAGTCTTTCTCTGTCATACTTGTTTGTGCTGCAAAGTCTACATTTTTTTTTGATGTGTTATTAGTTGTTGATGATGGTAGAATCCTATCCGAATCACACATTCTGGATGATATACACAGTTAGTCTCCCTCTGCCTGATAAAATTTTTGTATATTCCTTGGCAAACgtcaggaaatagtatttgaagcgttGCTACAGTTATAAACTTTGGCATTGCTGGTGACTGCTCTAGAAGAGGGAGCACATCGTCGCCTCGAACCTGCCCACTGCAACCCGGAGCGCAAAGAACCGTGGCAGCGGGGGATGTGTGCAGTAGGTGCAGTTGCAGGTAGAGTGGCGCAAGGAAGCACacgtggcggtggcgacgtggcACTGGTGCGCTGCTCCATGGGTGGCTTCTCCTAAGTGCCATGTGTTAAAATATGTTGCTTTACCTCTTTTCATTAGTTTGGACTTTTAGGATAGTGACAAGCGCATACGTTTAGTATGGTATGAGAGCCAAAAGGTCTGGAGATCAAAACCTGTCAAACACACTATTAATATACTAAAATAGTTGTGATCTGTCATAAGGTCTCGGGACAAATCCTGCCAAACGCACTATTAATATAAAATAGTTGCGATCTAACCTCAATCCCACGTCTTAGCCTAGACATGAGGGAGAGTGTTAAAATACGTTGCCTAGCTCTTTCCATCAATTCGAATGTTTGAAATAGTTGGCTAGCGCATACGTTCAATACCATGTCGTTGAGA includes the following:
- the LOC127308687 gene encoding uncharacterized protein At4g28440, producing the protein MESPLSKVEELRPCSQGYNLLLKVLSAKPVAVQPSRDRQRQQPQMRIAECIVGDDTGVVVFTARNDQVDLMKVGAIVELKNAKVDMYKGSMRLAVDRSGTVKAAESPASELKVKEDNNLSLIEFERITMVM